The proteins below come from a single Bactrocera dorsalis isolate Fly_Bdor chromosome 5, ASM2337382v1, whole genome shotgun sequence genomic window:
- the LOC105225252 gene encoding uncharacterized protein LOC105225252 isoform X5, producing MVRRNASDKLRLIQMVHDNPILWDSRLPNFKGAEEEKNRAWEMIGKEFNAPGRRVARAFKSLRESYRRELAHVKLMGNGFKPKWSLYEAMDFLRDVIRERKGGSHAAEQAAIGLNLSAFSQHLNNNNNKSTLKLNALHSSFNESALNLSKCAPGLSMSHEDYYYYVKSEMDLSAGHAGSNGIGGGGNAAVPIHPLPAHQTQQQQQQQLHSAAHDSRVSSTRNDSTTQHSNTFDDLDASSVRSGDEASMRNADMSNQGSDEVEELEAIDADFPYPLILDANSPRSMSAAGGNGNIGGNAVGGSGALKRKRRDLNGDGMDDGAADDEDDYEGQMMQQHRHLRQQNGGMGGGGGGGMNGCMLDMPPPQTVREVLNSKFCGFISAKLNSMEDTEADNLMNKILMLLVQTQTSEAK from the exons A TGGTTCGCCGTAATGCTTCCGACAAGTTGCGCCTCATCCAAATGGTTCATGACAATCCGATACTTTGGGATTCGCGTCTGCCCAATTTTAAGGGCGCCGAAGAAGAGAAGAATCGCGCTTGGGAAATGATTGGCAAGGAGTTCAATGCGCCGGGGCGGCGAGTGGCGCGCGCCTTTAAATCTCTGCGTGAATCGTATCGACGCGAGTTGGCGCATGTCAAATTAATGGGCAACGGTTTTAAGCCAAAGTGGAGTCTCTATGAAGCAATGGATTTCTTGCGCGATGTCATCAGAGAGAGAAA AGGCGGTTCGCACGCAGCTGAACAGGCGGCCATTGGCCTTAATTTGAGCGCATTCTCGCAgcacttaaataataataacaacaaatcgaCACTGAAACTCAACGCATTGCACTCGTCTTTCAACGAGAGTGCACTGAATTTGTCGAAATGCGCACCAGGCCTGAGTATGAGCCATGAAGACTACTATTACTATGTGAAATCGGAAATGGATCTGTCAGCAGGGCATGCGGGTAGCAACGGCATTGGTGGTGGCGGCAATGCAGCTGTGCCCATACATCCACTGCCGGCGCATCaaacacagcagcagcagcaacaacaattacacaGCGCTGCGCATGACAGCCGCGTTTCGTCCACGCGCAATGACAGCACCACGCAGCACAGCAACACTTTCGACGATCTTGACGCATCATCGGTACGCAGTGGCGACGAAGCCTCCATGCGCAATGCGGACATGAGCAATCAGGGTTCCGACGAGGTGGAGGAGCTGGAAGCCATAGATGCCGATTTTCCCTATCCCCTCATACTCGACGCCAATTCCCCGCGTTCCATGAGCGCAGCAGgcggcaatggcaacattggtGGCAATGCTGTTGGTGGCAGTGGCGCTTTGAAACGTAAACGACGTGACCTCAACGGTGACGGCATGGACGATGGTGCTGCGGATGACGAGGATGACTACGAGGGCCAGATGATGCAACAGCATCGTCATTTGCGCCAACAAAATGGCGGTATGGGAggcggtggtggcggtggcaTGAATGGCTGTATGCTGGATATGCCGCCGCCGCAGACAGTGCGTGAGGTGTTGAACTCCAAATTTTGCGGCTTCATTTCGGCGAAACTCAATAGCATGGAAGACACGGAGGCGGATAATTTAATGAACAAAATACTCATGTTGTTGGTGCAGACGCAAACAAGCGAAGCCAAATAG
- the LOC105225252 gene encoding uncharacterized protein LOC105225252 isoform X3 has translation MEHRKRRAAVRRRQQQQQLTQRKLVRRNASDKLRLIQMVHDNPILWDSRLPNFKGAEEEKNRAWEMIGKEFNAPGRRVARAFKSLRESYRRELAHVKLMGNGFKPKWSLYEAMDFLRDVIRERKGGSHAAEQAAIGLNLSAFSQHLNNNNNKSTLKLNALHSSFNESALNLSKCAPGLSMSHEDYYYYVKSEMDLSAGHAGSNGIGGGGNAAVPIHPLPAHQTQQQQQQQLHSAAHDSRVSSTRNDSTTQHSNTFDDLDASSVRSGDEASMRNADMSNQGSDEVEELEAIDADFPYPLILDANSPRSMSAAGGNGNIGGNAVGGSGALKRKRRDLNGDGMDDGAADDEDDYEGQMMQQHRHLRQQNGGMGGGGGGGMNGCMLDMPPPQTVREVLNSKFCGFISAKLNSMEDTEADNLMNKILMLLVQTQTSEAK, from the exons ATGGAACATCGCAAGAGGCGAGCCGCTGTAAGGCgacgacagcagcaacaacagctaaCGCAAAGAAAAT TGGTTCGCCGTAATGCTTCCGACAAGTTGCGCCTCATCCAAATGGTTCATGACAATCCGATACTTTGGGATTCGCGTCTGCCCAATTTTAAGGGCGCCGAAGAAGAGAAGAATCGCGCTTGGGAAATGATTGGCAAGGAGTTCAATGCGCCGGGGCGGCGAGTGGCGCGCGCCTTTAAATCTCTGCGTGAATCGTATCGACGCGAGTTGGCGCATGTCAAATTAATGGGCAACGGTTTTAAGCCAAAGTGGAGTCTCTATGAAGCAATGGATTTCTTGCGCGATGTCATCAGAGAGAGAAA AGGCGGTTCGCACGCAGCTGAACAGGCGGCCATTGGCCTTAATTTGAGCGCATTCTCGCAgcacttaaataataataacaacaaatcgaCACTGAAACTCAACGCATTGCACTCGTCTTTCAACGAGAGTGCACTGAATTTGTCGAAATGCGCACCAGGCCTGAGTATGAGCCATGAAGACTACTATTACTATGTGAAATCGGAAATGGATCTGTCAGCAGGGCATGCGGGTAGCAACGGCATTGGTGGTGGCGGCAATGCAGCTGTGCCCATACATCCACTGCCGGCGCATCaaacacagcagcagcagcaacaacaattacacaGCGCTGCGCATGACAGCCGCGTTTCGTCCACGCGCAATGACAGCACCACGCAGCACAGCAACACTTTCGACGATCTTGACGCATCATCGGTACGCAGTGGCGACGAAGCCTCCATGCGCAATGCGGACATGAGCAATCAGGGTTCCGACGAGGTGGAGGAGCTGGAAGCCATAGATGCCGATTTTCCCTATCCCCTCATACTCGACGCCAATTCCCCGCGTTCCATGAGCGCAGCAGgcggcaatggcaacattggtGGCAATGCTGTTGGTGGCAGTGGCGCTTTGAAACGTAAACGACGTGACCTCAACGGTGACGGCATGGACGATGGTGCTGCGGATGACGAGGATGACTACGAGGGCCAGATGATGCAACAGCATCGTCATTTGCGCCAACAAAATGGCGGTATGGGAggcggtggtggcggtggcaTGAATGGCTGTATGCTGGATATGCCGCCGCCGCAGACAGTGCGTGAGGTGTTGAACTCCAAATTTTGCGGCTTCATTTCGGCGAAACTCAATAGCATGGAAGACACGGAGGCGGATAATTTAATGAACAAAATACTCATGTTGTTGGTGCAGACGCAAACAAGCGAAGCCAAATAG
- the LOC105225252 gene encoding uncharacterized protein LOC105225252 isoform X2, with translation MDALRASIAFANPLDAYSANSATNTRTPKKSNTPESILRSSPASSPSTSPKAVATAANIAPPSPAHSSGASSCSSRSRLRVATPDSDTPGAGAGGGEMSVSGGSQLGAALDMKTKGSAVTSVAAVTAAAAVELLHAGAPTSQMQSQKIKKLVRRNASDKLRLIQMVHDNPILWDSRLPNFKGAEEEKNRAWEMIGKEFNAPGRRVARAFKSLRESYRRELAHVKLMGNGFKPKWSLYEAMDFLRDVIRERKGGSHAAEQAAIGLNLSAFSQHLNNNNNKSTLKLNALHSSFNESALNLSKCAPGLSMSHEDYYYYVKSEMDLSAGHAGSNGIGGGGNAAVPIHPLPAHQTQQQQQQQLHSAAHDSRVSSTRNDSTTQHSNTFDDLDASSVRSGDEASMRNADMSNQGSDEVEELEAIDADFPYPLILDANSPRSMSAAGGNGNIGGNAVGGSGALKRKRRDLNGDGMDDGAADDEDDYEGQMMQQHRHLRQQNGGMGGGGGGGMNGCMLDMPPPQTVREVLNSKFCGFISAKLNSMEDTEADNLMNKILMLLVQTQTSEAK, from the exons ATGGATGCGCTAAGAGCTAGCATCGCTTTTGCTAATCCACTGGACGCATACTCAGCTAACAGCGCTACAAATACAAGAACGCCCAAAAAGTCGAACACTCCGGAATCCATATTGCGATCGTCGCCAGCTTCCTCACCAAGTACTTCACCGAAAGCTGTCGCTACAGCAGCAAACATTGCGCCGCCTTCGCCTGCACACTCTTCAGGCGCTTCGTCGTGCTCTTCGCGGTCCAGACTGCGCGTAGCAACCCCCGACTCGGATACGCCTGGCGCTGGTGCTGGTGGTGGTGAAATGAGTGTGAGTGGTGGAAGTCAACTTGGCGCAGCGTTGGATATGAAGACGAAGGGCTCAGCAGTTACCTCTGTGGCTGCCgtcaccgccgccgccgccgttgAGCTATTGCATGCGGGGGCGCCAACTTCTCAGATGCAGTcgcagaaaatcaaaaaat TGGTTCGCCGTAATGCTTCCGACAAGTTGCGCCTCATCCAAATGGTTCATGACAATCCGATACTTTGGGATTCGCGTCTGCCCAATTTTAAGGGCGCCGAAGAAGAGAAGAATCGCGCTTGGGAAATGATTGGCAAGGAGTTCAATGCGCCGGGGCGGCGAGTGGCGCGCGCCTTTAAATCTCTGCGTGAATCGTATCGACGCGAGTTGGCGCATGTCAAATTAATGGGCAACGGTTTTAAGCCAAAGTGGAGTCTCTATGAAGCAATGGATTTCTTGCGCGATGTCATCAGAGAGAGAAA AGGCGGTTCGCACGCAGCTGAACAGGCGGCCATTGGCCTTAATTTGAGCGCATTCTCGCAgcacttaaataataataacaacaaatcgaCACTGAAACTCAACGCATTGCACTCGTCTTTCAACGAGAGTGCACTGAATTTGTCGAAATGCGCACCAGGCCTGAGTATGAGCCATGAAGACTACTATTACTATGTGAAATCGGAAATGGATCTGTCAGCAGGGCATGCGGGTAGCAACGGCATTGGTGGTGGCGGCAATGCAGCTGTGCCCATACATCCACTGCCGGCGCATCaaacacagcagcagcagcaacaacaattacacaGCGCTGCGCATGACAGCCGCGTTTCGTCCACGCGCAATGACAGCACCACGCAGCACAGCAACACTTTCGACGATCTTGACGCATCATCGGTACGCAGTGGCGACGAAGCCTCCATGCGCAATGCGGACATGAGCAATCAGGGTTCCGACGAGGTGGAGGAGCTGGAAGCCATAGATGCCGATTTTCCCTATCCCCTCATACTCGACGCCAATTCCCCGCGTTCCATGAGCGCAGCAGgcggcaatggcaacattggtGGCAATGCTGTTGGTGGCAGTGGCGCTTTGAAACGTAAACGACGTGACCTCAACGGTGACGGCATGGACGATGGTGCTGCGGATGACGAGGATGACTACGAGGGCCAGATGATGCAACAGCATCGTCATTTGCGCCAACAAAATGGCGGTATGGGAggcggtggtggcggtggcaTGAATGGCTGTATGCTGGATATGCCGCCGCCGCAGACAGTGCGTGAGGTGTTGAACTCCAAATTTTGCGGCTTCATTTCGGCGAAACTCAATAGCATGGAAGACACGGAGGCGGATAATTTAATGAACAAAATACTCATGTTGTTGGTGCAGACGCAAACAAGCGAAGCCAAATAG
- the LOC105225252 gene encoding uncharacterized protein LOC105225252 isoform X1: MDALRASIAFANPLDAYSANSATNTRTPKKSNTPESILRSSPASSPSTSPKAVATAANIAPPSPAHSSGASSCSSRSRLRVATPDSDTPGAGAGGGEMSVSGGSQLGAALDMKTKGSAVTSVAAVTAAAAVELLHAGAPTSQMQSQKIKKCAFNKQNKPFSEIVDVNIKFSKITRGTARAVDVAENNNNNHDKNNSNLTAIVDSNFVEQNVLATTTMSAPKLLRSCRSKSSPRLQQLYQQQQQLQRQQKSMSLQRQQQLEKHTKCYVQKPKTKKYFKKKFRLEQERQFAEAEQLQQQQQQLYSSTKENFLLTLDLLAVVRRNASDKLRLIQMVHDNPILWDSRLPNFKGAEEEKNRAWEMIGKEFNAPGRRVARAFKSLRESYRRELAHVKLMGNGFKPKWSLYEAMDFLRDVIRERKGGSHAAEQAAIGLNLSAFSQHLNNNNNKSTLKLNALHSSFNESALNLSKCAPGLSMSHEDYYYYVKSEMDLSAGHAGSNGIGGGGNAAVPIHPLPAHQTQQQQQQQLHSAAHDSRVSSTRNDSTTQHSNTFDDLDASSVRSGDEASMRNADMSNQGSDEVEELEAIDADFPYPLILDANSPRSMSAAGGNGNIGGNAVGGSGALKRKRRDLNGDGMDDGAADDEDDYEGQMMQQHRHLRQQNGGMGGGGGGGMNGCMLDMPPPQTVREVLNSKFCGFISAKLNSMEDTEADNLMNKILMLLVQTQTSEAK, from the exons ATGGATGCGCTAAGAGCTAGCATCGCTTTTGCTAATCCACTGGACGCATACTCAGCTAACAGCGCTACAAATACAAGAACGCCCAAAAAGTCGAACACTCCGGAATCCATATTGCGATCGTCGCCAGCTTCCTCACCAAGTACTTCACCGAAAGCTGTCGCTACAGCAGCAAACATTGCGCCGCCTTCGCCTGCACACTCTTCAGGCGCTTCGTCGTGCTCTTCGCGGTCCAGACTGCGCGTAGCAACCCCCGACTCGGATACGCCTGGCGCTGGTGCTGGTGGTGGTGAAATGAGTGTGAGTGGTGGAAGTCAACTTGGCGCAGCGTTGGATATGAAGACGAAGGGCTCAGCAGTTACCTCTGTGGCTGCCgtcaccgccgccgccgccgttgAGCTATTGCATGCGGGGGCGCCAACTTCTCAGATGCAGTcgcagaaaatcaaaaaatgtgcgtttaataaacaaaataaacctTTTTCTGAAATTGTagatgtaaatataaaattttcaaaaattactcgAGGCACAGCACGAGCTGTCGACGTTgccgaaaacaataacaacaaccatgaTAAAAACAATAGCAATTTGACGGCAATAGTTGATAGTAACTTTGTGGAGCAAAATGTTTTGGCAACAACGACAATGTCTGCCCCGAAGTTACTACGAAGTTGTCGCAGCAAAAGTAGTCCTAGACTGCAGCAACtctatcagcaacaacaacaactgcaacgaCAACAAAAATCTATGTCAttgcagcggcaacaacaactagAAAAACATACCAAATGTTACGTACAGAAAccgaaaaccaaaaaatatttcaaaaagaaatttagaCTTGAACAAGAACGCCAATTTGCTGAAGCtgaacagctacaacaacagcaacagcaactttACTCGTcgacaaaagaaaattttttacttaccCTCGATTTACTTGCAGTGGTTCGCCGTAATGCTTCCGACAAGTTGCGCCTCATCCAAATGGTTCATGACAATCCGATACTTTGGGATTCGCGTCTGCCCAATTTTAAGGGCGCCGAAGAAGAGAAGAATCGCGCTTGGGAAATGATTGGCAAGGAGTTCAATGCGCCGGGGCGGCGAGTGGCGCGCGCCTTTAAATCTCTGCGTGAATCGTATCGACGCGAGTTGGCGCATGTCAAATTAATGGGCAACGGTTTTAAGCCAAAGTGGAGTCTCTATGAAGCAATGGATTTCTTGCGCGATGTCATCAGAGAGAGAAA AGGCGGTTCGCACGCAGCTGAACAGGCGGCCATTGGCCTTAATTTGAGCGCATTCTCGCAgcacttaaataataataacaacaaatcgaCACTGAAACTCAACGCATTGCACTCGTCTTTCAACGAGAGTGCACTGAATTTGTCGAAATGCGCACCAGGCCTGAGTATGAGCCATGAAGACTACTATTACTATGTGAAATCGGAAATGGATCTGTCAGCAGGGCATGCGGGTAGCAACGGCATTGGTGGTGGCGGCAATGCAGCTGTGCCCATACATCCACTGCCGGCGCATCaaacacagcagcagcagcaacaacaattacacaGCGCTGCGCATGACAGCCGCGTTTCGTCCACGCGCAATGACAGCACCACGCAGCACAGCAACACTTTCGACGATCTTGACGCATCATCGGTACGCAGTGGCGACGAAGCCTCCATGCGCAATGCGGACATGAGCAATCAGGGTTCCGACGAGGTGGAGGAGCTGGAAGCCATAGATGCCGATTTTCCCTATCCCCTCATACTCGACGCCAATTCCCCGCGTTCCATGAGCGCAGCAGgcggcaatggcaacattggtGGCAATGCTGTTGGTGGCAGTGGCGCTTTGAAACGTAAACGACGTGACCTCAACGGTGACGGCATGGACGATGGTGCTGCGGATGACGAGGATGACTACGAGGGCCAGATGATGCAACAGCATCGTCATTTGCGCCAACAAAATGGCGGTATGGGAggcggtggtggcggtggcaTGAATGGCTGTATGCTGGATATGCCGCCGCCGCAGACAGTGCGTGAGGTGTTGAACTCCAAATTTTGCGGCTTCATTTCGGCGAAACTCAATAGCATGGAAGACACGGAGGCGGATAATTTAATGAACAAAATACTCATGTTGTTGGTGCAGACGCAAACAAGCGAAGCCAAATAG